The Dehalococcoidales bacterium genome has a segment encoding these proteins:
- a CDS encoding ATP phosphoribosyltransferase regulatory subunit, with translation MRVQRCKGTRDLSPGEMNRFRLIEGGFRDCCLKGGYQEIRTPTLEYLHLFTSTGTLTPGKLSKVYSFLDWDGWSGERVVLRPDATIPVARSYIDSPGESELARLFYVANIFIFEETGKENREIWQCGVELIGAGSTVADVELITLAMDVLKKLGLKELELRLSHSGLIRALLTRFGLSPQEQASVFDRILDGDQTALTRLTARTPELGETLTPLLDLKGQSPGFLRNLKSLFNRDLPEFEPALNNFIEIVELLETLGYDYRIDIASGRGFEYYTGVIFEIAAGDERVVGGGRYDDLIPLMGGRQVPASGFALGVDHLMDLITPEALDGQLPERVLIRYVEDQSETVRESFRVARCLRDAGYAAELDLDGQVPTDMKWVVNVQSQPPQFAITDLTSQKRSEANSVDEVVVLLGEKRAG, from the coding sequence GGGGGGCTTCCGGGACTGCTGCCTCAAGGGGGGCTATCAGGAAATCAGGACACCCACCCTTGAGTACCTGCACCTGTTTACTTCCACAGGGACGTTGACTCCGGGGAAACTGAGCAAGGTGTACTCCTTCCTCGACTGGGACGGCTGGAGCGGTGAGAGGGTGGTACTCCGGCCGGATGCCACCATCCCGGTGGCCAGGTCCTATATTGACTCACCGGGAGAGTCGGAGTTGGCCCGGCTCTTCTATGTGGCCAACATCTTCATCTTCGAGGAGACCGGCAAGGAGAACCGCGAGATATGGCAGTGCGGCGTGGAACTGATAGGTGCCGGCTCTACCGTGGCGGACGTGGAGCTGATAACCCTGGCCATGGACGTGCTCAAGAAACTCGGCCTCAAAGAGTTGGAGCTGAGGCTTTCCCACTCCGGTCTGATACGGGCGCTTCTCACCAGGTTCGGGCTGAGCCCACAGGAACAGGCATCGGTATTTGACCGGATTCTGGACGGCGACCAGACTGCACTTACCCGGCTGACGGCAAGGACACCGGAGCTGGGTGAAACGCTGACTCCCCTGCTCGACCTCAAGGGGCAATCGCCGGGGTTCCTCCGCAACCTGAAATCCCTGTTCAATCGGGACCTGCCCGAGTTCGAGCCTGCCCTGAATAACTTCATAGAAATAGTCGAGCTCCTGGAAACCCTGGGCTACGACTACCGGATTGACATCGCTTCGGGAAGGGGCTTCGAGTACTACACCGGCGTCATCTTTGAGATCGCAGCCGGTGACGAGAGGGTCGTCGGTGGCGGCAGGTACGATGACCTCATACCGCTGATGGGCGGCCGGCAGGTCCCGGCATCAGGTTTTGCTCTCGGCGTCGACCACCTGATGGACTTGATAACGCCGGAGGCCCTGGACGGGCAACTTCCGGAAAGAGTGCTCATCAGGTACGTAGAAGACCAGTCCGAAACGGTACGTGAGAGCTTCCGGGTCGCCAGGTGTCTTCGGGATGCCGGCTACGCCGCGGAACTCGACCTTGATGGGCAGGTACCCACCGACATGAAGTGGGTGGTTAACGTTCAGAGCCAGCCGCCACAGTTCGCAATTACCGACCTCACCAGTCAGAAAAGGTCTGAAGCTAACAGCGTCGATGAGGTTGTGGTGCTGCTGGGAGAAAAACGTGCCGGTTAG